The DNA window acaaatgtgtaatttcagtttcttcatagtttttctgattttttttcgtcattttctgtttagatcattgcaggtcttcttttccagtttatttcgccagaattaatggttgtatttttctcgttttggttgttttgcggttttgaaacgatcgaGGCATGTTCACCTTCaacgttcgctctgtacagctgaaggcttagtgcatgtggtatttttgtaaatatttgtatgtggactgtataaatgtttaatgggccggcccatagtatttttgtaattttttttctttttttgtatttttctgtttttttcccttACGGTGACAAATGTGTCATagtaaatacttaaaatatatttattattcaataaaacgATCTTCTAAATATTCGTATATAAACGATCTTTCTTTATGTTTGATCACTAATAAATTAAAGATCACAAATGTACTATTACTTTATTCAATAATATAAGTTGTTCGTCTTCTGGATCCCCACAACATCAGCAAGAGATCACAAAGACAtttggccaaaaaaaaaaaatacaaaacaaaacaaaaagacaAGAAAACTACTTAAATATAACTTCCACATTATTCATTTCGAATGAGTAATTTAGTAGTTGGTATCCATTTCATTCTTCAATTCGCAGCTGCATTCatcaaaataaaaacacattaGCCTAAAAAGGAAACAAATGAAAAtgtattattatacaaaacaaattaaaatatatacatatagcatACCACAAGGGACAGCAGGAATGTTGCAAAGGGATGGAAGCTGGGAAGCAATGCGCATGGTGTTGCAAATGCAGTCATGATTGAGGGCTCCCAACGCCACGCAACATTCAGAGGTTGGGTGCGGCACAGATGCCCCGGGCACCACGAATGGCGCGCACACATTTAGGTTGCCCAATTGAGTGGAGCACACCTGAGCTTGAGCAGTGTGGTCCATCATGATCACAACTACTACTGCCATCACAAACACTACAATAGTAGAGTACTTAAGGCCAaccatgatgatgatgatacgAGATGTTACTAACTATTTTGACTCACACTCAAGTTGAAGGTAGAAGTGGTAAATTATCTAGTGATATAAACCCCTTTTTATAGGGTAGCTTGGTATGGTTAATGTGGGGTGTTTTTGCATGAGTCACCTATAATGAGAGATTTGTGTGCTCATCACATTTGTGTTGGCTAGCTATGTGGCGAATCAAGATAAGGGGGGTAAACTACATGTCACATAATATTTTTGTGTTGATGAATATAGCATTTATATcaaggtaaatactattttggacttagtattttgtaaaagttactaattggaccttctattttgttaaataacaaaatggaccatgtattttctaaaattgtacaaataggaccctgaattgattttttgtcaaaataaaacttaataataattcgaTCGAGAGATCTTATGACAAAATtagttacattttctgtatctgttcgtgttagaaattgtgttaaagttggttatattaaaaaataaaattattaaaaattgagctcagggtcttatttttaccattttaaaaaatataagatccattttgttatttaacaaaatagaagatccgattaataatttttgtaaaacacaaggtttaaaatagtatttacccttataTCATTCCATATCTTAGaaagataataaaaaacaaaggaaaaaaataaattatttacatgAATTTCCAtcaaattagaagaaaaaaaaatgtaaatagaCAAAGAACATAGAAGAAACTCTTTCCAcaacttaattggtaataaagAAATATGcactttattaaattattatgttTTTCTTTGAAAGAGAAATGTCCACTTTAGTATATAAAAATCAACCTGAATTCCACCtattaattgtttaaaaaacAATTCACctattaaatatgattttttttttttttttaatgtgatGCAACTACacaaagaaaagagaagaaacaaGAACACAAGCTGCAGCAAcacaaagaagaaagaaaaaattaatctCTCAAGATGAAGTCATCATCTCGCCGAAGGGCTTCCCTAGAATTTTGGTGAGCTTCTTTGTTATCATTCCTGGGTATATGATGGAGGGAGGCATTAGGGAAATGGGAGGGACTGACTGATCAACTCCACAAGATTAGAAAGGGCAAAGTTATCTTTCCAGTTGCCGTTAACTTTGGTTATTAGCTGGTAGCAGTCATATACAATAAGGCTCGGTTGAAGATTAGCAGTCTTGCACCAGGTTAAACCTTCCAGGAGGGCTTGGGCCTTAGCATATATTGGCGTTGATGCTCCTGGTTTGGGTATAGAGAATGCTGCAACCACTTGGCTAGAACCATTTTTAACGGCAGCTCCCAAACCTGTTTTGAGGGCTTTAAAATCCAAAGCAGCATCCACACACAAATAAAGGTAGTTAGGGAAATGGCAGGGGTAATGATAGTGCTTCCTATGGTCTTATGTTGATGCCCTGCTCTTGAGGGTTCAGAATCTGCATTAAAATGTTGAGCATTCTTGTAATCCTGCAATAATCTAATAACAAAATCTTCACCATCATTAGTTTTAGTGTAATGGTTATTAAAAATGATTTGTTACATGctatcgaaaaaaaaaattgttacatTAATGTTTGAGTAATTTATGTGAAATAACACTATTTTAAGGCCATAgatattaaaaaacaaaagtttcgggcaattatttattaatttgattTGTTGATAAGCACTTCAGCAAGTGATGTCAAACACTTCTTGACGACAAATTCAAGTTTATCGATCTCCTTGAAGAGGCCCATTTTCATGGTAAAAAATTgagattatttcataaatacccaaaaataacaaaattgttCGCGGTGCAGGTGGTGCGGTTTATGATCATTTTTTCAAACTAACCTGCACATGCAGATTTTCTAATTTCTCAAACCATTCCAGCACCGTGAAACTAAAAAACTGCGAAAaatcgcaccgcaaaaaatagtACGGTGTTGTGCGGTTTTTACAGTTTGGACTAtcaccaaataattaaactatcacaaatacaacaaagcttgagcaacacctgtaaaaaataccataaggcttgaaaataaatataaaaaaaagtttcaagtttcaacaatacaataattagttgGCTTTGGGCTGGGCCTTCACATATtggacataaataaatataaaaattaatatttttatattatgtggtgcggtgcggtttgaactgcatattaacaattcaaaactgcAAACCGCACCACCCCGCCCAgtttagaaaaaattcaaaccacGACCGCACcgtaaaaaaattcaaatcgtATTTTTTTGCGGTGCAGGCAGTTTGAACAGTTTGATGAACAACCCTAATATTTTTacgtaataatatatttttttctactaTCTTATGGATTTTTTTCTTACAGATCGTcgtttttaagttgttttaaaaaaaattatttacacgTTGTTTTCACGTTTCGGAAATATAGTATAACGTTGccgcaacataaaaataatatttttttcacaaaaaaaaaacacaaatctataaaaatgtaaaaaaacaaataaaaaatttgtaaaattgtaaaaaaaaaaataagattttaagtaatttaggtaaATTTTCCTAAAAAATTCTACTATCTCTTCCATCAGTTATTTATTTGAGCAATAATTGCGGCAAAAGTTCCCAAGAACTTAAGGTTGATAAAAATTAGTctccaaattcaaaaattggtgACCTTCAGTAAGTCTGTTAATCCTCTTTTCTAACAGATCCATTTACTAATTAAAGATGCCACGTGTTGCTGACAACTTATTGGTCaaatcatatttttaatttaaataaataaaaaaaattaattattttattttatttttatttctttttcttattttctttcttcttcttcttctacttcTCGCTGCCCACCACAAGGAACTCCGACCCCAAAAACCCACCACCAGGAACTCCCACCCCAAAGTCAGCACCATTCCCACTCTGACCCTTTCTTTTCTCTCCCCCTTCGTCTCTTCCTTTTACTTACCTCCATAACCACCATAGCCAGAAATTGATGAACAACCAGGAGCTTTCGATGAGAGGGCTTGAACGATGTAGACAGTTCGGACGGGAGGACTTGAATAACCATGAGCTTCGGCTAGGAGCTTGAGCGACGTCAATCGTGTAATATCATGGGATTAGTAAATAGATTAGCATccctaattaaaataaattaactataattgagtaattatattattatataattagttatatgaaattatttaagaattatTGTATTTAAGACCCCATTTATGAATTAggagtatttttataattttgactTATGAAGGATAAAatcataattttaatatttattgtgCTAATAGaccatattattatatagtatgtttatattttcttattgcATGTGATTTTTGATAAGTTACCGCGACATAGTCACAAATCGGTATTTTGGCTTGAATTGAATTTGGGGTCCAAAATTATGAATAATGTGATATGACATTAATGTGCGATATATATGATGATTTCAGAATTATGTGTGTGATTGGAGTTGATTTTTATGCCCTTGTATGTAAAGTATGTTAATTTTTGGCCCTAAGAGCAAAATGGGCATTTGACCccaattaagtaaaaaaaatagggTAATTGGCGGTGAAGCCCCTTTATGTCTCATTTTGTATACAGTTAattcccttttattttttttttggtggaaaTACCCCCTCAAGTCCTATTCTATTTGCAATGTTACAGTTGACTTGGTTTAATCTCGTTATGTGTCTAAGTGCTATATCCAACACAGTAAAAAAATGCCacatgttaaattaaattatttatgtatcaattaatattaaataataaaaagaaaataaatgaaaaattaatcgttaaaaaaaataaaccctTAATCAGGTCCCAATAGGAAAAAAAACCCTATTGTGCAAATCCGTAAGAAGAAGGGAACGCAACAGAGGGTCGAAGACTCCACTAGAATGTCGAAGGCACGTGGAGAAGATGATGGTCCAGCTGATTACGGTAAGGATTTGTTACTTTGTTTGAACGGTTTTGTGGTTTCAAAGATGTTTGAGTTTCATcttgtgaaaaagaaaaaaaaagttgtttgGCATTTGCTCGTTTGTTACTTTGTTTAAAGAAGAAGATG is part of the Cannabis sativa cultivar Pink pepper isolate KNU-18-1 chromosome 5, ASM2916894v1, whole genome shotgun sequence genome and encodes:
- the LOC115715872 gene encoding protein MEN-8 — translated: MVGLKYSTIVVFVMAVVVVIMMDHTAQAQVCSTQLGNLNVCAPFVVPGASVPHPTSECCVALGALNHDCICNTMRIASQLPSLCNIPAVPCAAN